A section of the Mesorhizobium loti genome encodes:
- a CDS encoding hydroxymethylglutaryl-CoA lyase yields the protein MSGDRKVTIVEVGPRDGLQNEKNIVSTEDKLKLIRLLADAGLSRIEVTAFVSPRWVPQMADHDAVMRRAPARKGLIRSVLVPNEKGAIAAIAAGADELAVFTSASETFASRNINCTIAESLERFVPAISLARSHGIPVRGYVSCAVDCPYEGEIAPEAAAMVSSQLMDLGCHEISVADTIGRGLPERVSLMLERVLDRVPAPMVACHFHDTSGRARANVDVALDWGIATFDSSAGGLGGCPYAPGAAGNIGTGVINSHLTQKGYATGVDPDGLRLAEEFARSLR from the coding sequence ATGAGCGGCGATCGCAAGGTCACGATTGTCGAGGTGGGCCCTCGTGACGGCCTGCAAAACGAGAAAAATATCGTCTCGACCGAGGACAAGCTGAAGCTCATCCGTCTGCTGGCAGATGCCGGTCTCTCTCGTATCGAGGTCACCGCGTTCGTCTCGCCAAGATGGGTGCCCCAGATGGCCGATCATGACGCGGTGATGCGACGGGCGCCGGCGCGGAAAGGCTTGATACGCTCCGTGCTGGTGCCCAACGAGAAGGGTGCCATCGCCGCGATTGCCGCGGGCGCTGACGAACTGGCCGTCTTTACCAGCGCCTCGGAAACTTTCGCGTCCAGAAACATCAACTGCACCATAGCTGAAAGCCTGGAACGATTCGTGCCGGCGATAAGCCTCGCGAGGTCGCACGGCATTCCAGTTCGCGGCTACGTGTCTTGTGCCGTCGATTGTCCTTACGAGGGCGAAATCGCGCCCGAAGCAGCCGCAATGGTTTCTTCGCAACTGATGGACCTGGGTTGCCATGAGATCTCGGTAGCGGACACGATCGGCCGGGGATTGCCGGAACGCGTAAGTCTCATGCTGGAACGCGTGCTCGACCGGGTTCCAGCACCGATGGTAGCCTGCCACTTCCATGACACTTCCGGTCGAGCTCGTGCGAATGTGGACGTCGCGTTGGATTGGGGCATTGCTACGTTCGATAGTTCCGCGGGCGGCCTAGGGGGCTGTCCTTATGCTCCAGGTGCTGCAGGCAACATTGGCACCGGAGTTATCAACTCCCATCTAACACAAAAAGGTTACGCGACGGGAGTTGATCCCGACGGACTTCGACTTGCTGAAGAATTTGCTCGTAGCTTGAGGTAG
- a CDS encoding ABC transporter permease: MEAIERLYFRYFPEKVLGEVLTKRWSDNAVPVLATIMTISFFLLQNPHFFTLSSLTETSRQLSEFSLVVVAMGVVLLAGGLDLSVGSVFALANITALVCITILEWPVWATVIATLAVGALCGAVNGFLIGYLRIRAFLTTLVTLIIIRSIVDIILLRYAVQISAVFPESDLWFFIGEGEVLGIPFSFLVAIVVIGLWHVILTRARAGWHITAVGGSRRSAYNAGLRVKFTIFTTYVWSSVLASLAGVFFAARLGSAGSDTGVGLEIAALTAAVLGGNSLGGGRGSVVKSVLGAVVVLILTDSMVRVGISGGISSMILGIVLLVVVAIDVRWLKNRHKLLNKVYVSPGYFRLPALPETDPGSDSPYALNDRLKDVSLIGKGEIEGPEDVIFDRNDNLYCPNRHGDIVRFFAPDYTKWEIFVHIGGHPLGLAFDANENLNVCIGGMGLYQVSPDRQVTKLTDETKRTVLSVIDDSRLKLADDLDIAPDGRIFFSEATIRYDMHDWATDALESRGNGRLICFDPRDRSTKTILRNLQFPNGVCMAGDGQSFFFAETWGCRVNRYWFDGPKKGTCETTIPNLPGYPDNINRASDGSFWVALVGMRSPALDLAMRMPSLRKRMAKRVARDEWLFPNINTGCVLKFKPNGEIVESYWDLGGKNHPMVTSMREHKGYLYLGGLYNDRIGRLKLPDADPTWTSQASYWGANA, translated from the coding sequence ATGGAAGCGATCGAGCGCCTCTATTTTCGCTATTTTCCGGAAAAGGTGCTTGGCGAAGTGCTGACCAAGCGCTGGAGCGACAACGCCGTTCCCGTGCTTGCGACGATCATGACGATCAGCTTTTTTCTCCTCCAGAATCCGCATTTCTTCACGCTGTCGAGTCTAACGGAGACGTCGCGCCAACTGTCGGAATTTTCGCTGGTCGTCGTCGCCATGGGCGTTGTGCTGCTGGCGGGAGGCCTGGATCTCTCGGTCGGCAGCGTGTTTGCCCTGGCCAACATCACGGCCCTTGTTTGCATCACCATACTGGAATGGCCGGTCTGGGCCACCGTGATAGCCACCTTGGCTGTCGGCGCCCTGTGCGGGGCGGTCAATGGCTTCCTGATTGGCTATTTGCGGATCCGCGCATTCCTGACAACGCTGGTCACGCTCATCATCATTCGATCGATCGTCGATATCATCCTCCTGCGTTACGCGGTTCAGATATCGGCGGTTTTCCCGGAGTCCGATCTCTGGTTCTTTATCGGAGAAGGCGAGGTCCTTGGCATTCCCTTCTCGTTCCTCGTCGCCATCGTCGTCATAGGGCTGTGGCACGTCATTCTCACCAGGGCGCGCGCCGGATGGCATATTACGGCTGTCGGCGGCAGCCGTCGTTCCGCCTACAATGCCGGCCTGCGGGTCAAGTTCACCATCTTCACCACCTATGTCTGGTCGAGCGTGCTTGCGTCGTTGGCCGGCGTGTTCTTCGCGGCACGCCTCGGCAGCGCCGGATCAGATACCGGAGTCGGCCTCGAAATCGCGGCGCTGACCGCGGCCGTCCTTGGAGGCAACAGTCTGGGCGGCGGCCGTGGGTCGGTGGTGAAATCCGTACTGGGCGCGGTGGTCGTGCTCATTCTGACCGACAGCATGGTTCGCGTCGGTATCAGCGGCGGCATCAGTTCCATGATCCTTGGAATTGTTCTGCTCGTCGTGGTGGCCATCGACGTCCGTTGGCTGAAGAACCGGCACAAGCTTCTGAACAAGGTGTATGTGTCACCCGGGTATTTCCGTCTCCCGGCACTTCCAGAGACCGACCCGGGATCTGACAGTCCCTACGCACTCAACGATCGGCTGAAGGATGTTTCGCTCATCGGCAAGGGCGAGATCGAAGGCCCGGAGGACGTCATTTTCGATCGGAACGACAATCTCTATTGTCCAAATCGGCACGGCGACATCGTTCGCTTCTTCGCGCCTGACTACACCAAGTGGGAGATATTCGTTCATATTGGCGGCCATCCCCTTGGCCTGGCCTTTGATGCCAACGAGAACCTGAATGTCTGTATTGGGGGGATGGGTCTCTATCAGGTTTCGCCGGATCGACAGGTCACGAAGCTGACCGACGAGACCAAGCGGACGGTCCTGTCGGTGATCGACGATTCCCGATTGAAGCTTGCCGACGACCTCGACATCGCGCCGGACGGCCGCATCTTTTTTTCTGAAGCAACCATCCGTTACGACATGCACGACTGGGCGACAGATGCGCTGGAGAGCAGGGGCAACGGCCGCCTGATCTGCTTTGACCCACGCGATCGTTCGACCAAAACGATCCTCAGAAATTTGCAATTCCCAAATGGGGTCTGCATGGCCGGCGACGGACAATCGTTTTTCTTTGCCGAGACCTGGGGCTGCCGTGTAAATCGATACTGGTTCGACGGTCCCAAGAAGGGCACGTGCGAAACGACGATCCCGAATCTTCCGGGGTATCCCGACAACATCAATCGAGCCTCGGATGGAAGTTTCTGGGTGGCTCTTGTCGGCATGCGATCGCCGGCTCTCGACCTGGCGATGAGAATGCCGTCGCTGCGCAAACGCATGGCCAAGCGTGTCGCCCGCGACGAATGGCTGTTCCCGAACATCAACACGGGGTGCGTGCTCAAATTCAAGCCGAACGGCGAAATCGTGGAATCCTATTGGGACCTTGGAGGCAAGAACCACCCGATGGTGACGTCGATGCGCGAGCACAAGGGATATCTGTATCTCGGCGGGCTCTACAATGATCGGATAGGCCGTCTCAAGCTGCCCGACGCTGATCCAACCTGGACGTCACAAGCGTCCTATTGGGGAGCAAACGCATGA
- a CDS encoding quaternary amine ABC transporter ATP-binding protein encodes MRGVWKVFGARAPEAMAAIQRDRLDRDEVIKRFGCVVGVADVSISVRPGEIFCVMGLSGSGKSTLIRHINRLLEPSAGEIFVDGENIMAKAPAELRALRSRKISMVFQSFGLLPHRTVRDNVALPLEIQGASKQQRFDVAEAALAKVNLSDWGDRYCHELSGGMQQRVGLARALAADSAILLMDEPFSALDPLIRRQLQDEFLALSRSMGKTVVFITHDLDEAIRIGDRIAIMKDGVIIQIDTPEDIVTVPKHDYVAKFVADISRLKVITAGRIMEPVESFRRRNPSGLDLERLRKVSSQQPLGELVELAARDAAPLAVIDGDGVVGGIVDRQVLLEGLRKGGRS; translated from the coding sequence ATGAGGGGGGTCTGGAAGGTCTTCGGCGCCCGCGCGCCGGAGGCAATGGCAGCCATCCAGCGCGATCGGCTGGACAGGGACGAAGTCATCAAGCGCTTCGGCTGCGTCGTGGGCGTAGCCGATGTAAGCATATCGGTCCGCCCGGGTGAGATCTTCTGCGTGATGGGCCTGTCGGGCAGCGGGAAATCGACGCTGATCCGCCACATCAACCGCCTTCTCGAACCTTCCGCCGGAGAGATTTTCGTCGACGGCGAGAACATCATGGCGAAAGCTCCGGCCGAACTGAGGGCGCTGCGGTCGCGCAAGATCAGCATGGTGTTCCAGAGTTTCGGGCTGCTTCCACACCGGACCGTGCGCGACAACGTGGCGCTTCCCCTGGAGATCCAGGGGGCCAGCAAGCAGCAGCGTTTTGATGTTGCCGAGGCAGCGCTCGCCAAGGTCAATCTTTCCGATTGGGGCGACCGCTATTGCCACGAACTGTCGGGCGGCATGCAGCAGCGCGTAGGGCTGGCCCGCGCGCTCGCGGCGGATTCGGCGATTCTCCTGATGGACGAACCGTTCAGCGCGCTCGACCCCTTGATCCGGCGGCAGCTTCAGGATGAATTCCTGGCGTTGTCGCGTTCGATGGGCAAAACGGTCGTCTTCATCACCCACGATCTCGACGAGGCGATCCGCATCGGCGACCGCATCGCCATCATGAAGGATGGCGTCATCATCCAGATCGACACGCCCGAGGATATCGTCACCGTTCCCAAGCACGATTATGTCGCCAAGTTCGTCGCGGACATATCGCGGCTGAAGGTGATCACCGCCGGTCGCATCATGGAACCTGTCGAGAGCTTCAGAAGGCGGAACCCTTCAGGGCTGGACCTAGAGCGATTGCGCAAGGTGAGTTCCCAGCAGCCACTGGGCGAGCTTGTGGAACTCGCGGCGCGAGATGCCGCGCCGCTCGCGGTGATAGACGGCGACGGGGTCGTTGGCGGTATCGTCGACCGGCAGGTCCTTCTGGAAGGGTTGCGAAAGGGCGGACGGTCGTGA
- a CDS encoding sugar ABC transporter ATP-binding protein has translation MTPIVELKAATKDFRGNPAFSDVDFQLLPGEIHALLGENGAGKSTLTKIIAGVYPLSSGKMFINGREEKLATPAEGLAKGIAMVYQENSLVPSMSVAQNIYLGKEKPLNRLRGIYISAQQFLQSLNFHVDPSAIVGSLGAAQKQMVEIARAVHHKAKVIIFDEPTATLTPEEKSYFFKLIRKLKDEGVSIIFISHALEEALMVADRITILRDGRLVASDKAAAFDRQKIIQAMVGRTLTDEIYSGASRMRAPRPRGAKVLSVENLSMGNMVRNTSFSLYAGQVTGIFGLVGSGRTETLKVVSGVLKRDFFHGGEVKIDGQSKRYLVPAPAVRDGIVYVTEERKAEGFFETMSIAENIYMGQLGGQSFGGFNIVSMKQARSVADEWRKRLNVRAIDPDAKVIELSGGNQQKVVIAKALVQKPRLVVFDEPTRGVDVGAIAEIHTFINQLADQGIAVAVISSYLPEILSLSDRILIARQGKIVEEMDRRIATEETIMYAAVH, from the coding sequence ATGACACCGATTGTCGAACTCAAGGCCGCTACAAAGGATTTTCGCGGCAATCCCGCTTTTTCGGACGTCGATTTTCAGCTGCTACCCGGCGAGATTCATGCGCTGCTCGGCGAGAACGGCGCCGGGAAGTCGACACTGACGAAGATCATCGCCGGAGTCTATCCGCTCAGCAGCGGCAAGATGTTCATTAACGGCCGTGAGGAGAAGCTCGCAACGCCCGCTGAGGGGCTCGCGAAAGGGATAGCCATGGTCTACCAGGAAAACAGCCTGGTTCCATCTATGTCGGTCGCTCAGAACATTTATCTGGGAAAAGAGAAGCCTTTGAACCGGCTTCGCGGCATTTATATTTCCGCTCAGCAATTCCTCCAGTCCCTGAACTTCCACGTTGATCCGTCTGCCATCGTAGGCTCTTTAGGCGCCGCACAGAAGCAGATGGTCGAGATCGCGCGAGCGGTGCATCACAAGGCAAAGGTAATTATCTTCGATGAGCCGACGGCGACCCTCACACCGGAGGAAAAGAGCTACTTCTTCAAGCTGATCAGGAAGCTGAAGGACGAGGGGGTCTCCATCATATTCATTTCGCATGCGCTTGAAGAGGCGCTCATGGTTGCGGATCGGATTACCATCCTGAGAGATGGCAGGCTGGTGGCCTCGGACAAGGCCGCCGCGTTCGATCGGCAGAAGATCATTCAGGCCATGGTCGGTCGAACGCTGACAGATGAGATCTACAGCGGTGCCTCGCGCATGCGCGCTCCAAGGCCGCGTGGCGCAAAAGTGCTCTCGGTGGAAAATCTCTCGATGGGCAATATGGTGCGCAACACATCGTTTTCGCTGTATGCGGGGCAGGTGACCGGGATTTTCGGCCTGGTCGGCTCCGGCCGGACCGAGACGCTGAAGGTGGTATCCGGGGTTCTGAAACGTGATTTCTTTCATGGCGGAGAAGTCAAGATCGATGGCCAGTCCAAGCGCTATCTGGTGCCCGCGCCGGCTGTGCGCGACGGCATTGTCTATGTGACCGAAGAGCGAAAGGCGGAAGGCTTCTTTGAGACGATGAGCATTGCCGAAAACATCTACATGGGCCAGCTCGGCGGACAATCCTTTGGCGGCTTCAACATCGTGTCCATGAAGCAAGCACGATCCGTTGCCGATGAATGGCGTAAACGTCTCAATGTGAGGGCCATCGACCCGGACGCGAAAGTCATCGAACTGTCCGGCGGCAATCAGCAGAAGGTCGTGATTGCCAAAGCGCTCGTCCAGAAGCCTAGACTTGTGGTCTTCGATGAGCCGACGCGCGGCGTCGACGTCGGCGCTATCGCCGAAATCCATACCTTCATAAACCAGCTTGCTGACCAGGGGATCGCAGTCGCGGTAATCTCGTCTTACTTGCCGGAGATACTAAGCCTTTCCGACCGCATCCTCATTGCCCGCCAGGGCAAGATCGTCGAGGAAATGGACCGCCGGATTGCCACGGAAGAAACGATCATGTACGCGGCCGTCCATTAA
- a CDS encoding ABC transporter permease, producing MNAYDPVSKQPLEQDRSAENRLVAEFVVQNPAYYVDAFARIRRARNSVWPFNVTAALLGPVWAAARGIVVLFWIAFFLEMFAVVQIGVGVAGNLGTAEQARAERLTKQATAREEQAKAAEAAGADNAAGLKSSAAALQKAADAANSQADAAKGKAPLLIGLGLFTLLLAKLASGFLANRLLERRFARWRSTPTMGHGISYPLSLCALVFCILAYGFSAYRFAGAAPAAWLTVAPSNRDWQAALSSTLDGLMEGISHAGEGFFGAITGAISLVLDGLSYALTGMPWPVTMAIILILAWQLAGPRVAIFTAAALAYLAVLGFWEKSLETVALLGTAAILCLVIGIPLGIWCGRRPRVYTALRPVLDFMQTMPAFVYLIPVIALFGIGKPPGVIATLIFGTPPVVRLTALGLQGVPPAIREAAQAYGATKWFVLTRVDLPLAMPSIMAGINQTILMCLSMVVIASLIGAKGLGEDVLNALQYAAVGQGLMAGFAILLCAMIIDRIVQGRTR from the coding sequence GTGAACGCCTATGATCCGGTTTCCAAACAGCCGCTCGAGCAGGATCGATCGGCGGAGAATCGTCTCGTCGCGGAATTCGTTGTTCAAAACCCGGCCTATTATGTCGATGCGTTCGCGCGCATAAGGCGCGCGCGCAACTCCGTCTGGCCGTTCAATGTCACTGCAGCCCTGCTCGGGCCGGTATGGGCCGCCGCCCGTGGCATCGTGGTCCTGTTCTGGATCGCTTTTTTCCTCGAGATGTTCGCCGTCGTGCAAATCGGCGTTGGCGTCGCCGGCAACCTTGGCACGGCCGAACAGGCACGCGCCGAGCGGCTGACCAAGCAGGCGACAGCACGCGAAGAACAGGCAAAGGCCGCGGAGGCAGCGGGAGCGGACAATGCCGCGGGCTTGAAATCGTCGGCGGCAGCCCTGCAGAAGGCGGCAGACGCCGCGAATTCGCAGGCGGACGCAGCCAAGGGGAAGGCCCCCCTGCTGATAGGGTTGGGCCTCTTCACGTTGCTGCTGGCCAAGCTTGCGAGCGGCTTTCTTGCCAACCGGTTGCTTGAGCGACGGTTTGCGCGATGGCGATCGACGCCCACGATGGGGCACGGAATCAGCTACCCTCTTTCGCTGTGCGCTCTCGTTTTCTGCATTCTGGCTTACGGGTTCTCAGCCTATCGCTTTGCCGGGGCGGCGCCGGCCGCCTGGCTTACGGTCGCGCCGTCAAATCGCGACTGGCAGGCTGCCCTGTCCTCGACCCTGGATGGGCTGATGGAGGGGATTTCCCATGCTGGAGAAGGCTTTTTTGGTGCGATAACCGGAGCCATCTCCCTGGTGCTGGACGGGCTGTCCTACGCGCTGACGGGAATGCCGTGGCCTGTGACCATGGCGATCATCCTCATTCTGGCCTGGCAACTAGCCGGGCCGCGCGTCGCTATCTTCACCGCCGCGGCACTCGCCTATCTCGCCGTCCTTGGTTTCTGGGAAAAGAGCCTTGAAACAGTCGCTCTGCTGGGCACAGCCGCGATCCTCTGCCTGGTGATCGGCATCCCCCTCGGCATCTGGTGCGGGCGCCGGCCGCGCGTCTACACGGCGCTGCGGCCGGTGCTCGATTTCATGCAGACGATGCCCGCCTTCGTTTATCTTATCCCGGTCATTGCTTTGTTCGGCATTGGTAAGCCGCCCGGAGTCATAGCCACGCTGATCTTCGGTACGCCGCCCGTAGTGCGCTTGACCGCGCTTGGCTTGCAAGGCGTCCCTCCGGCCATTCGGGAAGCAGCGCAAGCTTATGGTGCCACGAAATGGTTTGTCTTGACACGCGTGGACCTTCCGCTCGCGATGCCATCCATCATGGCTGGGATCAATCAGACGATCCTGATGTGCCTTTCGATGGTTGTCATCGCATCGCTGATCGGCGCGAAGGGCCTAGGCGAGGATGTCTTGAACGCCCTTCAATACGCAGCCGTGGGGCAGGGCCTTATGGCAGGCTTCGCGATCCTACTGTGCGCCATGATCATTGACCGGATTGTACAGGGACGAACCAGGTAG